TCCGAAGGTGAACCTGGACATCGATAACACTCGCGTGAATGAACTGAAAGATTATAGCCTAGCGGAAGCCGCCGACTCGCGCACCGAAGTGATGATTCCGCGGGATTTTGCCGGCATGAGGATCGATCAGGCCCTCGCCAGGCTGTTTCCCGAGCACTCCCGCAGCCGCCTGCAGGCGTGGTTGCGGGATGGACGCATCCTTGTTGATGGCGGTTCGCCCGATGCAAAGCACAAGGTGTGGGGGGGCGAGCGTCTGGTGATCGAGCCAGCGCCCGAGCCGCAGGCGAGTGCCGAAGCCGCCGAGGACATCCCCCTGCATATCGTCTTCGAGGACGAGGCCCTGCTGGTGATCGACAAGCCGGCCGGACTCGTCGTCCATCCCGGCAGTGGAAACTGGAGCGGTACCCTGCTCAATGCGCTGCTGCATCATGCTCCGGCGCTGGCGGGCATCCCGCGGGCGGGCATCGTGCATCGGCTGGACAAGGACACCAGCGGTCTGCTGGTGGTCGCCAAGACACTAGAGGCGCAGACCGACCTGATTCGCCAGTTGCAGGCGCGCACGGTCAAACGCCACTATCTTGCGCTGGTTCATGGCGGGGTGAAGGGGCCGGGAGAGGTGGATGCGCCAATTGCGCGCCATCCGACCCAGCGCACCAGAATGGCTGTTGTGGGCGGTGGACGTCAGGCGCTGACCCGCTACGTCGTGCGTGAGCGTCTGGCGCGCACGACGCTGGTCGAGTGCAGGCTAGAAACCGGGCGCACACACCAGATTCGGGTGCACATGGCGCACATCGGACATCCGCTGGTCGGCGACCCGGTCTATGGCCTCAAACGCAGTGCCGATCCATTGCTTGACGCTTTTTCGCGCCAGGCCCTGCATGCATTCCGGCTCGGTTTGGTGCATCCTGCGTCAGGGGATGAGATGGCATGGTTCGCGCCGCTTCCTGATGATTTTTCTGTGCTGTTGCACAGCCTTGGAGGGAGTTTCAAACCATGACCCGTTCCTTGATCGTGCCCGACTGGCCTGCGCCGGGGAATGTGAAGGCACTGGTAACGACGCGTGCGGGCGGCGTCAGTGCTGCACCCTATGACAGCCTGAATCTCGGCGCCCATGTTGGCGACGACGCGCAGGCCGTGGCCGAAAACCGGGCGCGGCTGAAGCGTCTGTTGCCTGCTGAGCCTGCTTGGCTGGATCAGGTGCACGGCACGCGTGTCATCGACCTCGACAATCTGCCGCCCGAACCGAAGGGCGATGCGGCGCTGACGCGGCTTGAGAGACGGGTTTGCGCCGTGATGACGGCGGACTGTCTGCCAGTGCTGTTCTGCGATGATACCGGCACCGTTGTTGCGGCCGCACATGCGGGCTGGCGCGGACTGGTGTCGGGTGTGCTGGAGGCAACTGTCGCCAGCATGACGGTGCGGCCCGACTGTGTGCTGGCCTGGTTGGGACCGGCGATCGGGCCCGGTGCCTTCGAGGTCGGCGACGAGGTACGGGAAGCGTTTCTGGCGCGCGATCGCGGCGCAGCAGAGGCTTTCATCAACAATGGCCAGCCCGGAAAGTGGCTGGCCGACCTCTACATGCTTGCGCGACGACGTCTGGTGCGAGCCGGTGTTGCCCGGATCTATGGCGGGGGCCTTTGTACCTGGACCGACCGTGAGCGTTTCTATTCCTATCGCCGTGATGGCGTTACCGGTCGCTTCGCATCCATGATCTGGCTTGGAGACGGGGGCAGATGACGCGCTGCAGCGTCGTGTCACGCATATTGGCTATTGCTCGGCGCTCGAATCATCTCTATCGTTGAGGTCCTCAGCGGCCTCGCGCTCCCGTTGGCGCCGACGTCGGGCAGGTGTGCCGAACAGCCACACGAAAAGCGCCATTGGAGCGAGTCCGTAAAATACGAATGTCAGCACGCCGCCAACCACTGTGTCATCGGAAATGGCGGCGAGAAGTGCGACGTAGAACCAGGCGATTGCGATCAGGTACATGGCGGGATTCTACCCGTGTGACCGGGCTCAGTCGTTAAACTGGTGCTGGATCTGACCGGTTGGGCTCTCGCGGCAACGCAGTGCCTGCCGAAGCCTAAGGAGGGGCTGATGTCCGACTCGAATGACAAGCAGGCGCCTGCCGCCATGCAGGCAATGTTGCTGGCGGGGCAGACCATGGCAACGACTTTTTTCGACATGGTCGCCAAACAGCATGCTGCGATGCAG
This genomic interval from Parazoarcus communis contains the following:
- the rluD gene encoding 23S rRNA pseudouridine(1911/1915/1917) synthase RluD — its product is MNLDIDNTRVNELKDYSLAEAADSRTEVMIPRDFAGMRIDQALARLFPEHSRSRLQAWLRDGRILVDGGSPDAKHKVWGGERLVIEPAPEPQASAEAAEDIPLHIVFEDEALLVIDKPAGLVVHPGSGNWSGTLLNALLHHAPALAGIPRAGIVHRLDKDTSGLLVVAKTLEAQTDLIRQLQARTVKRHYLALVHGGVKGPGEVDAPIARHPTQRTRMAVVGGGRQALTRYVVRERLARTTLVECRLETGRTHQIRVHMAHIGHPLVGDPVYGLKRSADPLLDAFSRQALHAFRLGLVHPASGDEMAWFAPLPDDFSVLLHSLGGSFKP
- the pgeF gene encoding peptidoglycan editing factor PgeF, producing MTRSLIVPDWPAPGNVKALVTTRAGGVSAAPYDSLNLGAHVGDDAQAVAENRARLKRLLPAEPAWLDQVHGTRVIDLDNLPPEPKGDAALTRLERRVCAVMTADCLPVLFCDDTGTVVAAAHAGWRGLVSGVLEATVASMTVRPDCVLAWLGPAIGPGAFEVGDEVREAFLARDRGAAEAFINNGQPGKWLADLYMLARRRLVRAGVARIYGGGLCTWTDRERFYSYRRDGVTGRFASMIWLGDGGR